A single Lolium perenne isolate Kyuss_39 chromosome 6, Kyuss_2.0, whole genome shotgun sequence DNA region contains:
- the LOC127306550 gene encoding myb family transcription factor PHL11, whose translation MMFEGMERSHGGYGVGAGVVLSRDPKPRLRWTPDLHERFVEAVTKLGGPDKATPKSVLRLMGMKGLTLYHLKSHLQKYRMGKQSKKDTGFETSREAFAAHGISFASAVPPNVPSAGNNNMGETPLADALRYQIEVQRKLHEQLEVQKKLQMRIEAQGKYLQTILEKAQKNLSYDASGATNLETTRSQLTDFNLALSGFMDDATQACEQNSGDFAKAISEENHRTSNLGFQLYHGVQDGEDVKCTSDEDQLLLDLNIKGGYNHRLSSHGMRRSEVDLMVGQHRR comes from the exons ATGATGTTCGAGGGGATGGAGCGGTCGCATGGCGGGTACGGCGTGGGCGCCGGGGTGGTGCTGTCGCGGGACCCCAAGCCCCGCCTGCGGTGGACGCCCGACCTGCACGAGCGCTTCGTCGAGGCCGTCACCAAGCTCGGCGGGCCAGACA AGGCGACGCCCAAGTCGGTGCTGAGACTGATGGGCATGAAAGGGCTCACGTTGTACCACCTAAAGAGCCATCTTCAG AAATACAGGATGGGAAAGCAGAGCAAGAAAGATACAGGCTTTGAGACCAGCAGAGAAG CGTTCGCTGCACACGGTATCAGTTTTGCCTCCGCAGTGCCTCCAAACGTTCCGTCTGCTGGAAACAACAATATGGG AGAAACACCACTCGCGGATGCACTGAGGTACCAAATCGAAGTCCAGAGGAAGCTGCATGAACAGCTAGAG GTTCAGAAGAAGTTGCAAATGCGCATCGAGGCCCAAGGAAAATACCTGCAAACGATACTAGAGAAGGCCCAAAAGAACCTCTCTTACGATGCGAGTGGAGCTACAAACCTAGAAACAACCAGATCTCAGCTCACAGACTTCAACCTAGCTCTCTCAGGGTTCATGGACGATGCGACGCAAGCGTGCGAACAGAACAGCGGAGACTTCGCTAAAGCCATATCTGAAGAAAACCATAGAACAAGCAATCTAGGCTTTCAGCTCTACCATGGAGTTCAGGACGGTGAGGATGTGAAATGCACCTCAGACGAGGACCAGCTCCTTCTAGATTTGAACATCAAAGGAGGATATAATCATCGTCTATCTTCCCACGGCATGCGGCGCAGTGAGGTCGATCTTATGGTCGGGCAGCACAGAAGGTAA